In one Triplophysa rosa linkage group LG13, Trosa_1v2, whole genome shotgun sequence genomic region, the following are encoded:
- the trim105 gene encoding tripartite motif containing 105, whose amino-acid sequence MASSKSKLSLREDLTCAICFELFKDPVMLDCMHHFCRTCITSYWRTVRSPVSCPQCRKQFPSKRVHTNYLVAGLVEKVRASSSSRSVKYLEKQLKDCLESQCSVKDTYVTMIRGDREKMDQIKKVGAELQSRVHSDFQALHNFLQAEEENMMEELRREQEEMLLGLERHLEALQVAMRDVEQNINTLRQTASSTQQSVLLELPELNSRPPLQELHINITAFRSKRIAPLQYTIWRKMFQHLKPGPAPLIFDEDTAHPSLQLSRNKTQVVEGDNMTIYTCNAKRFLQCVNILATEGFQSGSHYWEVDVSNNRKWDLGVALESANRQARVKLCPENGYWTLRLRNGNQYSVGTQPWMPLTVMTSPSRIGVFLDCEESRVSFYNADNMELLYFFFDGPREKAFPFFSPCLSERGQKAQAICILHHCSFEMNRSSNLCHVH is encoded by the exons ATGGCATCCAGCAAGAGTAAACTGAGTCTGAGAGAAGATCTGACATGTGCCATCTGCTTTGAGCTCTTCAAAGATCCCGTGATGCTGGACTGCATGCATCACTTCTGCAGGACATGCATCACGTCGTACTGGAGGACTGTCAGGAGTCCTGTGTCCTGTCCTCAGTGCAGAAAACAGTTTCCCAGCAAACGCGTTCACACCAACTACTTAGTAGCCGGTTTAGTGGAGAAGGTCAGGGCCAGCTCCAGCTCGAGATCTGTCAAGTATCTGGAG AAACAACTAAAGGACTGCCTGGAGTCACAGTGCTCCGTGAAAGACACTTACGTCACGATGATCCGTGGAGACAGAGAAAAGATGGATCAAATAAAA AAAGTCGGAGCTGAGCTGCAGAGCCGAGTGCACAGTGACTTCCAGGCTCTCCATAACTTCCTGCAGGcggaggaggaaaacatgatgGAGGAGTTGAGGAGAGAGCAGGAGGAAATGCTGCTGGGTCTGGAGCGACATCTGGAGGCCCTACAGGTGGCCATGAGGGATGTGGAACAGAACATCAACACACTACGACAGACGGCCAGCAGCACACAGCAGTCTGTGCTTTTGGAG CTTCCCGAACTGAATTCAAG ACCACCTCTACAGGAGCTGCATATCAACATCACTGCCTTTAGAAGCAAACGCATCGCTCCTCTTCAGTACACTATTTGGAGAAAGATGTTTCAACATTTAAAGCCAG GTCCAGCACCTTTGATATTTGATGAGGACACGGCTCACCCCAGCCTACAGCTTTCCAGAAACAAAACCCAAGTGGTGGAAGGCGACAATATGACCATCTACACATGCAATGCCAAACGCTTCCTCCAGTGTGTTAACATTCTGGCAACTGAGGGCTTCCAGTCAGGCAGCCATTATTGGGAAGTGGATGTGAGCAACAATCGTAAATGGGATTTAGGCGTCGCTCTGGAATCGGCGAACCGTCAGGCCAGAGTCAAACTGTGCCCCGAGAACGGCTACTGGACCCTCCGGCTGCGGAATGGCAACCAGTACTCCGTGGGCACCCAGCCCTGGATGCCGCTGACTGTGATGACCTCGCCCAGCAGGATTGGGGTTTTTCTGGATTGTGAGGAAAGCAGAGTTTCGTTTTACAATGCAGATAACATGGAGCTGCTGTATTTCTTTTTTGACGGGCCGAGGGAAAAAGCATTCCCCTTCTTCAGCCCGTGCCTCAGTGAACGTGGTCAAAAAGCCCAAGCCATCTGTATTCTTCACCATTGCAGTTTTGAAATGAATCGCTCAAGTAATTTGTGCCATGTTCACTGA